A genomic segment from Pseudomonas sp. S09G 359 encodes:
- the livM gene encoding high-affinity branched-chain amino acid ABC transporter permease LivM, with translation MSAAKPIDIKKSVVDTVLAGLISLIVFGPIVGVVLDGYSFNLEPARVGLLVAIVMVGRFAMSLFLQTPKGVKILQGFESSGSGVHVLAPDYKSRLRWIIPALIVIAIVFPIFANKYLLTVVILGLIYVLLGLGLNIVVGLAGLLDLGYVAFYAIGAYGLALGYQYLGLGFWTVLPLAAIAAALAGCILGFPVLRMHGDYLAIVTLGFGEIIRLVLNNWLSFTGGPNGMPVPSPTFLGLEFGKRAKDGGIPFHEFFGIDYNPNIKFLFIYIVLFLVVLAVLYIKHRLTRMPVGRAWEALREDEIACRSMGLNHVLVKLSAFTIGASTAGLAGVFFASYQGFVNPSSFTFFESALILAIVVLGGMGSTVGVVIAAFVLTVAPELLRSFSEYRVLLFGVLMVVMMIWRPRGLIRISRTGVTPRKGVAP, from the coding sequence ATGTCTGCTGCCAAACCCATCGATATCAAGAAAAGTGTGGTCGATACGGTCCTTGCCGGGCTGATTTCGCTGATCGTGTTCGGTCCGATCGTCGGCGTGGTACTCGACGGCTACAGCTTCAACCTGGAACCGGCCCGCGTGGGCCTGCTGGTCGCCATCGTGATGGTCGGCCGCTTCGCCATGAGCCTGTTCCTGCAAACCCCCAAGGGCGTGAAGATCCTGCAGGGCTTCGAAAGCAGTGGCTCCGGCGTGCATGTGCTGGCGCCGGACTACAAGTCGCGGCTGCGCTGGATCATTCCGGCGTTGATCGTGATCGCCATCGTGTTCCCGATCTTCGCCAACAAGTACCTGCTGACCGTGGTGATCCTCGGGCTGATCTACGTGTTGCTCGGCCTGGGGCTGAACATCGTGGTGGGCCTGGCCGGCCTGCTCGACCTGGGTTACGTGGCGTTCTACGCCATCGGCGCCTACGGCCTGGCGCTGGGTTATCAATACCTCGGCCTGGGCTTCTGGACCGTGCTGCCACTGGCGGCCATCGCGGCGGCTCTAGCGGGATGCATACTCGGGTTCCCGGTGTTGCGAATGCACGGTGACTATTTGGCCATCGTGACCCTGGGCTTTGGTGAAATCATCCGCCTGGTGCTCAACAACTGGCTGTCGTTTACCGGCGGGCCAAACGGTATGCCGGTGCCTTCACCGACCTTCCTCGGCCTGGAGTTCGGCAAGCGCGCGAAGGATGGCGGGATTCCCTTCCATGAATTCTTCGGCATCGACTACAACCCCAATATCAAATTCCTGTTTATCTACATCGTGCTGTTCCTGGTAGTGCTGGCTGTGCTGTACATCAAGCACCGCCTGACGCGCATGCCGGTCGGCCGCGCCTGGGAAGCCTTGCGCGAAGATGAAATCGCCTGCCGTTCCATGGGCCTGAACCACGTGTTGGTCAAGCTCTCGGCATTCACCATTGGCGCGTCCACTGCCGGTTTGGCCGGGGTGTTTTTTGCCAGCTACCAGGGCTTTGTGAACCCCTCGTCGTTCACCTTCTTCGAGTCGGCGCTGATCCTGGCCATCGTGGTGCTGGGCGGCATGGGCTCGACGGTAGGCGTGGTGATTGCGGCGTTCGTATTGACCGTCGCGCCGGAACTGCTGCGCAGTTTTTCGGAGTACCGCGTGCTGCTGTTTGGCGTGTTGATGGTGGTGATGATGATCTGGCGACCACGCGGGCTGATCCGGATCAGCCGCACCGGTGTGACCCCACGTAAAGGAGTGGCGCCATGA
- a CDS encoding branched-chain amino acid ABC transporter substrate-binding protein produces MSQTFYKKGFLALAVAAALGVSTFVQADVKIGVAGPMTGANAAFGEQYMKGAQAAADTINKAGGINGEKIVLVAGDDACEPKQAVAVANRLADQDKVIGVVGHFCSSNTIPASEVYDEAGIIAITPGSTNPQVTERGLGAMFRMCGRDDQQGIVAGDYIVDVLKGKKVAVINDKDTYGKGLADATAAQLTKRGVKPVLEEGLTRGEKDFSALVTKIRSTGADVVYFGGLHPEAGPLVRQIREAGLKDVKFMSDDGVVTDELVATAGGKQYVDGVYMTFGADPRLLPDSKAVVEEFRKNGTEPEGYTLYAYASVQALAAGFNGAKSNKGEDAAKWLKAHPVKTVMGEKAWDSKGDLKISDYVVYQWDKDGKYHQLDKQK; encoded by the coding sequence ATGTCCCAGACGTTTTACAAGAAAGGTTTTCTGGCCCTCGCCGTAGCTGCGGCGCTGGGTGTTTCTACGTTTGTTCAAGCTGATGTGAAAATTGGCGTGGCGGGGCCGATGACGGGCGCCAACGCTGCTTTCGGTGAGCAGTACATGAAAGGTGCCCAGGCGGCAGCCGATACCATCAACAAGGCCGGTGGCATCAACGGCGAGAAAATCGTGCTGGTGGCCGGCGACGACGCCTGCGAGCCAAAGCAAGCCGTGGCCGTGGCCAACCGCCTGGCTGACCAGGACAAAGTGATCGGCGTGGTCGGGCACTTCTGCTCGTCCAACACCATCCCGGCCTCCGAGGTTTACGACGAAGCCGGCATCATCGCCATCACCCCGGGCTCCACCAACCCACAAGTGACCGAGCGCGGCCTGGGCGCCATGTTCCGCATGTGCGGCCGTGACGACCAGCAAGGCATCGTCGCCGGCGACTACATCGTCGACGTGCTCAAGGGCAAGAAAGTCGCGGTCATCAACGACAAAGACACCTATGGCAAAGGCCTGGCCGATGCCACCGCTGCCCAGTTGACCAAGCGCGGCGTCAAGCCGGTGCTGGAAGAAGGCCTGACCCGTGGCGAGAAAGACTTCAGCGCCCTGGTCACCAAGATCCGCTCCACCGGCGCCGATGTCGTGTACTTCGGCGGCCTGCACCCGGAAGCCGGTCCACTGGTTCGCCAGATCCGTGAAGCCGGCCTCAAAGACGTCAAGTTCATGTCCGATGACGGCGTAGTGACCGACGAACTGGTGGCTACCGCCGGCGGCAAGCAATACGTCGATGGCGTGTACATGACCTTCGGCGCCGACCCGCGCCTGCTGCCAGACAGCAAGGCCGTGGTGGAAGAGTTCCGCAAAAACGGCACCGAGCCGGAAGGCTACACCCTGTACGCCTACGCCTCGGTCCAGGCCCTGGCCGCCGGCTTCAACGGTGCCAAGTCCAACAAGGGCGAAGACGCCGCCAAGTGGCTCAAGGCTCACCCGGTGAAAACCGTCATGGGCGAAAAAGCCTGGGATTCCAAGGGGGACCTGAAGATCTCCGACTACGTGGTTTACCAGTGGGACAAAGACGGCAAATACCACCAGCTCGATAAGCAGAAGTAA
- a CDS encoding FAD-binding oxidoreductase, translating to MALRETCLWEHLTPSRPDRAALKGEVKVDVCVIGAGITGLSAAIHLLEQGKSVAVLEAHRTGHGGSGRNVGLVNAGLWIPPDEIEAGFGEAVGSQLNRMLGAAPSLVFSLIDKYNIDCQLRREGTLHMAHNARGEADLRSREEQWKRRGAPVELLTGQACEQATGTKKIAAALLDRRAGTLNPMAYTCGLAGAAVGLGGQLFDHSPVTQLERQGAHWSVQTANGAVQAAQVVIASNAYTEGEWTELRRNFFPGYYYQVASAPLTDDAARQILPGGQGSWDTRQVLSSIRRDADGRLLLGSLGNGNQKPAWFLKAWADRVQQHYFPYLKSVQWEYTWTGCIAFTPDHLMRLFEPAPGLVAVTGYNGRGVTTGSVVGKAFADYLCHQNPQALPIPFAPMQPLAGVGLRSCLYEAGFSLYHAGQCLRIVI from the coding sequence ATGGCGCTACGCGAAACATGTTTATGGGAACACCTCACGCCCAGCCGGCCTGATCGCGCCGCGCTCAAGGGCGAGGTCAAGGTGGATGTGTGCGTGATCGGCGCCGGCATCACTGGTTTGTCTGCGGCCATTCACTTGCTGGAGCAGGGTAAAAGCGTTGCCGTGCTGGAGGCTCATCGCACCGGCCATGGCGGCTCGGGGCGCAACGTCGGGTTGGTGAATGCCGGCTTGTGGATCCCGCCGGATGAGATCGAAGCCGGTTTCGGCGAAGCGGTGGGCAGCCAGCTCAACCGCATGTTGGGCGCGGCGCCTTCGCTGGTGTTCAGCCTGATCGACAAATACAACATCGATTGCCAACTGCGCCGAGAGGGCACCTTGCACATGGCGCACAACGCCCGTGGCGAGGCGGATTTGCGCAGTCGTGAAGAACAATGGAAACGCCGTGGGGCGCCGGTGGAACTGCTCACCGGCCAGGCTTGCGAGCAAGCCACCGGGACTAAAAAGATCGCCGCCGCGTTGCTGGACCGGCGCGCCGGCACCTTGAACCCTATGGCCTACACCTGCGGCCTGGCAGGCGCGGCAGTCGGGCTGGGCGGGCAATTGTTCGACCATTCCCCGGTCACCCAATTGGAACGCCAAGGTGCGCACTGGTCGGTGCAGACCGCCAACGGCGCGGTGCAGGCTGCACAGGTGGTGATCGCCTCGAATGCCTACACCGAAGGCGAATGGACCGAGCTGCGGCGCAATTTTTTCCCCGGTTACTACTACCAGGTCGCTTCCGCGCCGCTGACTGACGACGCCGCCAGACAGATCCTCCCTGGCGGCCAGGGCTCGTGGGACACGCGCCAGGTACTGAGCAGCATCCGCCGCGATGCCGATGGCCGCCTGTTGCTTGGCAGTTTGGGCAATGGCAACCAGAAACCGGCTTGGTTCCTCAAGGCGTGGGCCGATCGGGTGCAGCAACACTACTTCCCGTACCTCAAATCGGTGCAATGGGAATACACCTGGACCGGCTGCATCGCCTTCACCCCCGACCACTTGATGCGCCTGTTCGAACCGGCGCCGGGGCTTGTGGCAGTAACGGGCTATAACGGGCGCGGAGTGACCACCGGCAGCGTGGTCGGCAAGGCGTTCGCCGACTACCTGTGTCACCAGAATCCACAGGCGCTGCCTATCCCGTTTGCGCCCATGCAGCCCCTGGCGGGGGTGGGCCTGCGCAGTTGCCTGTATGAGGCCGGATTCTCGCTGTATCACGCGGGGCAATGTCTGCGGATCGTGATCTGA
- a CDS encoding aldehyde dehydrogenase family protein, producing MVAALLDRLGVNPALYQAGKQPVHSPIDGSVIGSVHWEGAAEVEQQVSRAEHAFDAWRKVPAPRRGELVRQFGDVLREYKADLGELVSWEAGKITQEGLGEVQEMIDICDFAVGLSRQLYGLTIASERPGHHMRETWHPLGVVGVISAFNFPVAVWAWNTTLALVCGNAVIWKPSEKTPLTALACQALFERVLKNFKDAPQYLSQVIIGGRDAGAALVDDPRVALISATGSTRMGREVAPKVAARFARSILELGGNNAMILGPSADLDMAVRAILFSAVGTAGQRCTTLRRLIAHESVKEEIVTRLKAAYSKVRIGHPLEGNLIGPLIDKHGFDNMQDALEQALSEGGKVFGGKRQLQDTFPNAYYVSPAIVEMPEQSDVVCTETFAPILYVVGYSDFAEALRLNNAVPQGLSSCIFTTDVREAEQFMSAVGSDCGIANVNIGPSGAEIGGAFGGEKETGGGRESGSDAWRGYMRRQTNTVNYSLELPLAQGITFD from the coding sequence ATGGTTGCCGCATTGCTTGATCGTCTCGGGGTAAACCCGGCGCTGTACCAGGCGGGTAAACAGCCCGTGCATTCGCCGATTGATGGCAGCGTCATCGGCAGTGTGCACTGGGAAGGTGCCGCCGAGGTGGAGCAACAGGTCAGTCGCGCCGAGCATGCATTCGATGCCTGGCGCAAGGTGCCGGCCCCGCGTCGCGGCGAGCTGGTGCGTCAGTTCGGCGACGTGCTGCGCGAATACAAGGCCGACCTCGGCGAACTGGTTTCCTGGGAAGCCGGCAAGATCACCCAGGAAGGCCTGGGCGAAGTGCAGGAAATGATCGACATCTGCGACTTCGCCGTCGGCCTGTCGCGCCAGTTGTACGGCTTGACCATCGCCTCCGAGCGTCCGGGCCACCACATGCGTGAAACCTGGCACCCGCTGGGCGTGGTCGGCGTGATCAGCGCGTTCAACTTCCCGGTGGCCGTGTGGGCGTGGAACACCACGCTGGCCCTGGTGTGCGGCAACGCCGTGATCTGGAAACCGTCGGAAAAGACCCCGCTCACCGCTCTGGCCTGCCAGGCCCTGTTCGAGCGCGTGCTGAAGAACTTCAAGGATGCGCCGCAGTACCTCAGCCAAGTGATCATCGGCGGCCGCGACGCCGGCGCAGCCTTGGTCGATGACCCGCGCGTGGCCCTGATCAGCGCCACCGGCAGCACCCGCATGGGCCGCGAAGTGGCGCCGAAAGTCGCCGCGCGTTTCGCCCGCAGCATCCTCGAACTGGGCGGTAACAACGCGATGATCCTCGGTCCAAGCGCCGATCTGGACATGGCCGTGCGCGCCATCCTGTTCAGCGCCGTCGGCACCGCCGGTCAGCGTTGCACCACCCTGCGCCGGCTGATCGCGCATGAATCGGTCAAGGAAGAAATCGTCACCCGCCTCAAGGCGGCCTATTCCAAAGTGCGCATCGGCCACCCACTGGAAGGCAACCTGATCGGCCCGCTGATCGACAAACACGGCTTCGACAACATGCAGGACGCCCTGGAGCAGGCCTTGAGCGAAGGTGGCAAGGTGTTCGGCGGCAAGCGCCAGTTGCAAGACACTTTCCCGAATGCCTACTACGTGTCGCCGGCCATTGTGGAAATGCCCGAGCAAAGCGACGTGGTCTGCACCGAAACCTTCGCGCCGATCCTGTACGTGGTCGGCTACAGCGATTTCGCCGAAGCCCTGCGCCTGAACAACGCCGTGCCTCAGGGCCTGTCGTCGTGCATTTTCACCACTGATGTACGTGAAGCCGAGCAGTTCATGTCGGCGGTGGGCAGTGACTGCGGCATCGCCAACGTCAACATCGGCCCGAGCGGCGCGGAGATTGGCGGCGCGTTTGGTGGCGAGAAAGAGACCGGCGGCGGGCGTGAGTCGGGGTCGGATGCGTGGCGTGGGTATATGCGCCGGCAGACCAATACTGTGAACTATTCGCTGGAATTGCCGCTGGCCCAGGGTATTACCTTCGACTGA
- a CDS encoding branched-chain amino acid ABC transporter permease, giving the protein MDGIFLQQLVNGLTLGSVYGLIAIGYTMVYGIIGMINFAHGEVYMISAYLAAISLALLAYFGIESFPLLILGTLIFTVVVTGVYGWVIERVAYKPLRNSTRLAPLISAIGISLILQNYAQIAQGAKQQGIPTLLAGAWRVDIGSGFVQLTYTKVFILVAAFAGMALLTYIIKYTKLGRMCRATQQDRKMASILGINTDRVISYVFVIGAAMAALAGVLITLNYGTFDFYAGFIIGIKAFTAAVLGGIGSLPGAMLGGIILGISESLFSGLINSDYKDVFSFSLLVVILIFRPQGLLGRPLVAKV; this is encoded by the coding sequence ATGGATGGTATTTTCCTGCAGCAACTGGTCAACGGCCTGACCCTCGGGTCGGTCTATGGCCTGATCGCCATCGGCTACACAATGGTCTATGGCATCATTGGCATGATCAACTTCGCCCACGGCGAGGTTTATATGATTTCCGCTTACCTCGCGGCGATCAGTCTGGCACTGCTGGCTTACTTCGGCATCGAATCCTTCCCGCTGCTCATTCTCGGTACGTTGATCTTCACCGTGGTCGTTACTGGCGTGTACGGTTGGGTCATCGAGCGTGTCGCCTACAAACCGCTGCGCAACTCCACCCGATTGGCTCCGCTGATCAGCGCCATCGGTATCTCCCTGATCCTGCAGAACTACGCGCAGATCGCCCAGGGTGCGAAACAACAAGGCATTCCAACGCTGCTGGCCGGCGCCTGGCGTGTCGATATCGGCAGCGGGTTCGTGCAGCTCACCTACACCAAGGTCTTCATCCTCGTGGCGGCGTTTGCCGGCATGGCGTTACTCACCTACATCATCAAATACACCAAGCTCGGCCGCATGTGCCGTGCCACCCAGCAAGACCGCAAGATGGCCTCGATCCTCGGTATCAATACCGACCGCGTGATCTCCTACGTTTTCGTCATCGGCGCCGCCATGGCCGCGCTGGCCGGCGTGCTGATCACCCTCAACTACGGCACCTTCGACTTCTACGCCGGCTTCATCATCGGCATCAAGGCGTTTACCGCAGCGGTACTCGGCGGCATTGGTTCCCTGCCTGGGGCGATGCTCGGCGGGATCATCCTGGGTATTTCCGAGTCGCTGTTCTCGGGGTTGATCAACTCTGACTACAAAGACGTGTTCAGTTTCTCCCTGCTGGTGGTGATTCTGATTTTCCGTCCCCAGGGCCTGCTGGGTCGCCCACTCGTGGCTAAGGTGTAA